One genomic segment of Cellulophaga sp. HaHaR_3_176 includes these proteins:
- a CDS encoding lytic transglycosylase domain-containing protein — MIKKSITYLSIFCAFISHNSITAQADSTAIAAGQNIDTIQKTTSQITLKKDTIITVLPAGTFDKPDFIVKTEEKFNLLDHPLAAKYDSLWLKEMHDSASLFDEMYDEVSNLEIDDSFLATVDTETLKIRLEKLNQKSPFNIEYNPSLESVIQSFLKRKRGLMERMLTLSQFYFPLFEQELSNYDIPLELKYLAIVESALNPRAKSRVGATGLWQFMYPTGKMYDLDVSSYVDERSDPIASTKAACQYLSKLYQIFGDWDLALAAYNSGPGNVNKAIRRSGGYRNYWNIRTHLPRETAGYVPAFLATMYLFEYADEHGLKPKNAERPYFETDTIEVKQMITFKQVSELVDVTVEELEVLNPSFKLNIIPFVEEKKYALRLPLKAVGKFVTNEDAIYAYVEKEIKVEEKVLPKFVKAQDQIRYRVKSGDFLGKIAEQHRVRVSDLKRWNGLRSNNLKIGQRLTIYSKNPVNTSSSKTNSVTKSNANKAIASSSKVHTVKEGDSLWTISKKYPGISIENLRKWNGISGKNLKLGAKLVLCDCQP; from the coding sequence ATGATAAAAAAATCTATTACATATTTAAGCATTTTTTGTGCTTTTATTTCTCATAATTCTATTACTGCGCAGGCAGATTCTACTGCTATAGCTGCAGGCCAGAATATAGATACTATTCAAAAAACAACTTCTCAAATTACTCTAAAAAAGGATACTATAATTACTGTGCTTCCCGCAGGTACTTTTGATAAACCTGATTTTATCGTAAAAACAGAAGAGAAATTTAACCTTCTTGATCATCCTTTAGCTGCAAAATATGATAGCTTGTGGTTAAAAGAAATGCATGACAGCGCATCTCTTTTTGATGAAATGTATGATGAGGTTTCAAATTTAGAAATTGATGATAGTTTTTTAGCTACTGTAGATACAGAAACGCTAAAGATTCGATTAGAAAAACTGAATCAAAAATCACCATTTAATATAGAGTACAATCCATCTTTAGAAAGCGTAATTCAATCTTTTTTAAAGAGAAAAAGGGGCTTGATGGAACGTATGCTAACTTTAAGTCAGTTTTACTTTCCTTTATTCGAGCAAGAGTTATCAAACTACGATATTCCACTAGAATTAAAGTATTTAGCAATTGTTGAATCGGCATTAAACCCGAGAGCAAAATCTAGAGTAGGGGCTACTGGTCTTTGGCAATTTATGTACCCAACAGGTAAAATGTACGATTTAGATGTGAGTAGTTATGTAGATGAACGTAGCGACCCAATAGCATCGACAAAAGCAGCATGCCAGTATCTTTCTAAATTATATCAAATTTTTGGAGATTGGGATTTGGCATTAGCAGCTTATAATTCTGGTCCAGGAAATGTAAATAAAGCAATAAGACGTTCGGGTGGTTATAGAAACTATTGGAACATTAGAACACATTTGCCAAGAGAAACGGCAGGGTATGTTCCTGCTTTTTTAGCAACAATGTATTTATTCGAATATGCTGATGAGCATGGATTAAAACCTAAAAATGCTGAAAGACCATATTTTGAAACGGATACTATTGAAGTGAAGCAAATGATAACCTTTAAGCAGGTATCAGAACTGGTAGATGTAACTGTTGAAGAGTTAGAAGTTTTAAACCCTTCTTTTAAGTTAAATATTATTCCTTTTGTTGAAGAAAAAAAATACGCATTACGTTTACCACTAAAAGCAGTAGGTAAGTTCGTAACTAATGAAGATGCTATTTATGCTTACGTAGAAAAAGAAATTAAAGTAGAAGAAAAAGTACTACCAAAATTTGTAAAAGCACAAGACCAAATTAGATACAGAGTAAAGAGTGGCGATTTTTTAGGAAAAATTGCAGAACAACATAGAGTTCGGGTTAGTGATTTAAAAAGATGGAATGGACTAAGAAGTAATAACTTAAAAATTGGGCAACGATTAACAATTTATTCTAAAAACCCAGTAAATACGAGCAGCAGCAAAACAAATTCAGTTACTAAAAGTAATGCAAATAAAGCAATTGCGAGCTCATCAAAAGTGCATACGGTTAAGGAAGGAGACTCTCTTTGGACTATTTCAAAAAAATATCCTGGAATTTCTATTGAAAATTTACGAAAATGGAACGGTATTAGTGGTAAGAACTTAAAACTAGGCGCAAAGTTAGTTTTGTGCGATTGTCAACCATAA
- a CDS encoding DUF4837 family protein, with product MKTIKTLSICLLVLFSACKDGKETKYSPDSIGAINSLAVVMDNELWQGEVGDKVREYFAAPVVGLTMEEPLYTINYMPPSVFSGRIRHTRSVLYVTKDDTNTVMIKDDVYARPQKVAVIKGTNVQEIKKNIDEKAGEIIKAFKGLEITEAQKRFKRSLNKQQVLKEKFGITLDIPSAYRVSKQVDNFVWIDRQVPKGEMSIVVYAMPEDYFKSDSTFVRDIITMRDSIGAEYIPGSDVAGKKNHMVSEPNLSPHVFPTEIDGKKAAEVRGLWEMSDYPMGGSYITYIINDKENKRKLVVEGFIFAPATQKRDNMFELEAIIKTAKFQ from the coding sequence ATGAAAACCATTAAAACCTTATCAATTTGTTTATTAGTTCTATTTTCCGCTTGTAAAGATGGGAAAGAGACAAAGTATTCGCCAGACTCTATCGGCGCTATTAATTCTTTGGCTGTTGTTATGGATAACGAGCTGTGGCAAGGCGAAGTTGGAGATAAGGTAAGAGAGTATTTTGCTGCTCCTGTAGTTGGTTTAACTATGGAAGAGCCATTGTATACGATTAATTATATGCCTCCTTCCGTTTTTTCAGGTAGGATAAGACATACTAGATCTGTACTTTACGTTACAAAAGACGACACTAATACAGTGATGATTAAAGATGATGTATATGCAAGACCTCAGAAAGTAGCTGTAATAAAGGGAACGAATGTTCAAGAAATTAAAAAGAACATCGATGAAAAGGCTGGAGAGATTATAAAGGCTTTTAAAGGCTTAGAGATTACCGAGGCACAAAAGAGGTTTAAAAGGTCTTTAAATAAGCAACAGGTGCTAAAGGAAAAGTTCGGAATAACGTTAGATATTCCATCTGCATATAGAGTAAGTAAGCAAGTAGATAATTTTGTTTGGATTGATCGTCAGGTTCCTAAAGGAGAAATGAGTATTGTTGTTTATGCAATGCCTGAAGATTATTTTAAAAGCGACTCTACATTTGTAAGAGATATTATTACAATGAGAGACTCTATTGGTGCAGAATACATTCCTGGTTCAGATGTAGCTGGTAAAAAGAACCATATGGTATCTGAGCCTAACTTATCTCCTCACGTTTTTCCTACTGAAATTGATGGTAAAAAAGCAGCAGAAGTTAGAGGTCTTTGGGAAATGAGTGATTACCCAATGGGAGGCTCTTATATTACTTACATCATAAATGATAAAGAAAATAAGAGAAAGCTAGTTGTTGAAGGTTTTATTTTTGCACCAGCAACTCAGAAAAGAGATAATATGTTTGAACTTGAAGCGATAATTAAAACAGCAAAGTTTCAATAG
- a CDS encoding DUF6747 family protein, producing MRNILLVKEIYFEAFRNLGSFLIKNYLKIFSWCCFILIAISIYALVFRMSTGFAFQ from the coding sequence ATGAGGAATATTTTACTCGTTAAAGAGATTTATTTTGAAGCATTTAGGAATTTGGGGAGCTTCTTAATAAAAAACTATTTGAAAATATTTTCTTGGTGTTGTTTTATACTAATAGCTATTTCAATATATGCTTTAGTATTCCGAATGTCAACAGGATTTGCATTTCAATAG
- a CDS encoding 3-oxoacid CoA-transferase subunit B, producing MLDKIGIAKRIAREVKDGYYVNLGIGIPTLVANYVQEDINVEFQSENGVLGMGPFPFEGDEDADVINAGKQTITTLPGASFFDSATSFGMIRGQHVDLTILGAMEVSDSGDIANWKIPGKMVKGMGGAMDLVASAENIIVAMMHTNRAGESKLLKKCSLPLTGVNCVKKIVTNLAVLEVTNDGFLLLERAPGVSIDEIKKATEGKLIINGEVPEMKE from the coding sequence ATGTTAGATAAAATAGGAATCGCGAAAAGAATTGCAAGAGAAGTAAAAGACGGTTATTATGTAAACCTAGGTATTGGCATACCAACACTTGTTGCAAATTATGTTCAAGAAGATATTAATGTAGAGTTCCAAAGCGAAAACGGCGTTTTAGGCATGGGGCCCTTCCCTTTTGAAGGAGATGAAGACGCTGACGTTATAAATGCAGGAAAACAGACGATAACAACCTTACCAGGCGCTTCCTTCTTCGACTCTGCAACTAGTTTCGGAATGATTAGAGGTCAACATGTCGATTTAACCATCCTAGGTGCCATGGAGGTATCTGATAGCGGAGATATTGCAAATTGGAAAATACCAGGTAAGATGGTAAAAGGTATGGGAGGTGCAATGGACCTTGTTGCTTCAGCCGAAAATATAATTGTAGCCATGATGCATACTAACAGAGCGGGAGAATCTAAATTATTAAAAAAATGTAGCTTGCCTTTAACTGGTGTTAATTGTGTAAAGAAAATAGTTACGAACCTCGCCGTTTTAGAAGTTACTAATGATGGTTTTCTTTTATTAGAGCGCGCACCAGGTGTTAGCATTGATGAAATTAAAAAAGCTACAGAAGGTAAATTAATAATAAATGGAGAGGTTCCTGAAATGAAGGAATAA
- a CDS encoding CoA transferase subunit A gives MIRKTVSNVQEALKGVEDKMTLMLGGFGLCGIPENAITHLVQLGVKDLTCISNNAGVDDFGLGLLLHKHQIKKMISSYVGENDEFERQMLSGELDVELTPQGTLAEKCRAAQSGFPAFYTPAGYGTEVAEGKETREFNGKMYVLEEAYKADFAFVKAWKGDEAGNLIFKGTARNFNPVMCGAAKITIAEVEELVPAGELNPNEIHVPGIFVQRIFQGSDYEKRIEQKTVRPKK, from the coding sequence ATGATTCGTAAAACCGTTTCAAACGTTCAAGAAGCGTTAAAAGGTGTAGAAGACAAAATGACTCTCATGTTGGGTGGTTTTGGATTGTGCGGAATTCCTGAAAATGCAATTACACATTTAGTGCAATTAGGTGTAAAAGACCTTACCTGCATATCAAACAATGCTGGAGTAGATGATTTTGGCTTAGGATTGTTGTTACACAAGCATCAAATTAAAAAAATGATTTCTTCTTATGTTGGAGAAAATGATGAATTTGAAAGACAAATGTTAAGTGGTGAATTAGATGTAGAATTAACACCTCAAGGTACACTTGCTGAAAAATGTAGAGCCGCACAATCTGGCTTTCCTGCATTTTATACCCCAGCTGGTTATGGTACCGAAGTTGCAGAAGGAAAAGAGACAAGAGAGTTTAATGGCAAAATGTATGTGCTAGAGGAAGCTTATAAAGCTGATTTTGCATTTGTAAAAGCTTGGAAAGGTGATGAAGCTGGTAATTTAATATTTAAAGGTACTGCTCGTAATTTCAATCCGGTAATGTGTGGTGCAGCAAAAATAACCATTGCAGAAGTAGAGGAATTAGTACCTGCTGGAGAATTAAATCCAAACGAAATTCATGTTCCAGGGATATTTGTACAACGAATTTTTCAAGGATCTGATTATGAGAAAAGAATAGAACAGAAAACAGTTAGACCCAAAAAGTAA
- a CDS encoding penicillin-binding protein 1A produces the protein MATAKKKKVTNNYFKFIKWFWILFITGILSVVFVFLIASWGWLGELPTFERLENPQTNLATEIISSDGETLGKYYLDDNRTPVAFEELPKNLVDALVATEDARYRSHSGVDAWGTLRAFVYLGTKGGASTISQQLAKQLFTGTAARGWQRYTQKIKEWVIATRLERQYTKEEIIAMYFNIYDFGNNADGIRSAAKIYFSKEPKDLNVSESAMLVGMFKNSSLYNPLPKRNPVGTKNRRDVVLAQMAKYEYINISTKDSLQKKPLALRYSPESHRDGLATYFRMHLQSFLNDWIKKNPKPALEGERDKWNIYLDGLKVYTTIDSRMQKNAEDAVKEHMTRLQAEFFVQNTPERNKTAPFLDLTTKETDRIMERGMKSSDRWRLLKKQGKTEKEIRASFKKPTSMVVFDWNSEGQERDTIMTPLDSIRYYKSFLRTAMMSMEPQTGHVKAWVGGLNYKHFQYDNVIQGARQAGSTFKPFVYAAAIDQLRLSPCHTFPDDEYCIEAGKHGNPDAWCPKNSDGKFSLEMVSLKKALANSMNSVTAQLMDKVGPKAIVNMAKNMGITREIPEVPSIALGTPDVNVYEMVGAFGTFANEGVFVNPVLVTRIEDKNGTVLYEYVPETRDVMSKDVAYAMVDLMKGVVQSGSGGRLRHNYNKNAKVYKEIITGYPYNLTNPIAGKTGTTQNNSDGWFMGMVPNLVTGVWVGGEERATHFKSITYGQGASMALPIWGLYMTKNYANKELDVSDSDFKKPSNMSIDLDCAKYLEEQQENDAPAEDDLEDLDF, from the coding sequence ATGGCAACGGCTAAGAAAAAGAAAGTAACAAACAACTATTTTAAATTTATAAAATGGTTTTGGATTTTATTTATAACAGGTATCCTATCTGTTGTATTCGTATTTTTAATAGCTTCATGGGGCTGGCTAGGTGAGCTACCAACCTTTGAACGTTTAGAGAACCCTCAAACAAATTTAGCAACTGAAATTATATCTTCAGATGGGGAAACTTTAGGTAAATATTATTTAGATGATAACAGAACTCCTGTTGCTTTTGAAGAGTTACCAAAAAACTTAGTAGATGCATTAGTTGCAACTGAAGATGCACGTTACCGCAGTCACTCAGGTGTAGATGCTTGGGGTACTTTAAGAGCTTTTGTGTATTTAGGAACAAAAGGTGGTGCAAGTACTATTTCTCAACAATTAGCAAAACAACTTTTTACAGGTACTGCTGCTCGTGGTTGGCAGAGATATACTCAAAAAATAAAAGAATGGGTTATTGCAACGCGTTTAGAAAGACAATATACTAAAGAAGAAATTATAGCCATGTATTTCAATATCTACGATTTTGGAAACAATGCTGATGGTATCCGTTCTGCTGCAAAAATATATTTTAGTAAAGAACCTAAGGATTTGAACGTTTCAGAGTCAGCTATGCTTGTTGGTATGTTTAAAAACTCATCTCTTTACAATCCTTTACCAAAAAGAAACCCAGTTGGCACAAAAAATAGGCGTGATGTAGTTTTAGCACAAATGGCTAAATACGAATACATTAACATAAGCACGAAAGACTCTTTACAAAAAAAGCCGTTAGCTTTACGCTATTCACCTGAATCGCATAGAGATGGTTTAGCCACGTATTTTAGAATGCATTTACAATCTTTTTTAAATGATTGGATTAAAAAGAACCCTAAACCAGCATTAGAAGGCGAAAGAGATAAATGGAATATTTATTTAGATGGTTTAAAAGTATACACGACAATAGATTCACGTATGCAAAAAAATGCTGAAGATGCTGTTAAAGAGCATATGACGCGTTTACAAGCTGAATTTTTTGTACAAAACACACCTGAAAGAAACAAAACAGCTCCTTTTTTAGATTTGACGACAAAAGAAACTGATCGTATCATGGAGCGTGGAATGAAATCTTCTGACCGATGGAGGTTATTAAAAAAGCAAGGTAAAACTGAAAAAGAAATAAGAGCTTCATTTAAAAAACCAACTTCAATGGTTGTTTTTGATTGGAATAGTGAAGGCCAAGAAAGAGACACGATAATGACTCCTTTAGACTCTATTCGTTATTATAAATCATTTTTACGAACTGCAATGATGTCTATGGAGCCACAAACAGGTCACGTAAAAGCATGGGTTGGTGGTTTAAATTATAAACATTTTCAATATGACAATGTAATACAAGGTGCAAGACAAGCAGGTTCTACTTTTAAACCTTTTGTTTATGCTGCCGCTATTGACCAATTACGTTTATCTCCATGTCATACTTTCCCTGATGATGAATATTGTATCGAGGCTGGTAAACATGGTAACCCAGATGCATGGTGTCCAAAAAACTCTGATGGAAAATTTTCATTAGAAATGGTATCTTTAAAAAAGGCCTTAGCAAATTCTATGAACTCTGTTACTGCTCAACTTATGGATAAAGTTGGACCAAAAGCAATTGTTAATATGGCTAAAAATATGGGTATTACTAGAGAAATACCTGAAGTACCTTCTATTGCACTAGGTACACCAGACGTAAATGTTTACGAAATGGTTGGTGCCTTTGGAACATTTGCTAACGAAGGTGTTTTTGTAAATCCAGTTTTAGTTACTCGTATAGAAGATAAGAATGGTACTGTACTTTACGAATATGTTCCTGAAACTAGAGATGTAATGAGTAAAGATGTTGCATACGCTATGGTTGATTTAATGAAAGGTGTAGTACAATCTGGTTCAGGTGGAAGATTGAGACATAATTATAATAAAAATGCTAAAGTCTATAAGGAAATAATCACAGGGTATCCGTATAATTTAACAAACCCAATTGCGGGTAAAACAGGAACTACACAAAACAACAGTGATGGTTGGTTTATGGGTATGGTACCTAACCTAGTTACAGGTGTTTGGGTAGGTGGTGAAGAAAGAGCAACCCACTTTAAAAGTATTACTTACGGTCAAGGTGCTTCAATGGCATTACCTATTTGGGGCCTTTATATGACAAAAAATTATGCAAATAAAGAATTAGACGTTTCTGATAGTGATTTTAAAAAACCTAGCAACATGTCTATTGATTTAGATTGTGCTAAATACTTAGAAGAGCAACAAGAAAATGATGCTCCTGCTGAAGATGATTTAGAAGATTTAGATTTCTAA
- a CDS encoding gliding motility lipoprotein GldH translates to MVKHILALLLITLFISCDSNIVKSEYKATVDGEWEKDAQIEFQFSDIDTIQSYDLFINLRNDETFAYSNIFIIAELGYPDGSSVKDTLEYEMTLPDGQWLGKGYGSLKENKLWYKEKIILPTKGIYKLKVSHAMRKNGSVDGIVNLEGITDVGYQIEKSNK, encoded by the coding sequence ATGGTTAAGCACATTCTTGCTCTCTTGTTAATCACATTATTTATCTCTTGTGATTCAAATATTGTAAAATCTGAGTATAAAGCTACTGTAGATGGTGAATGGGAAAAAGATGCTCAAATTGAGTTTCAATTCTCAGATATAGATACTATTCAATCGTACGATTTATTTATCAATTTGAGAAATGATGAAACTTTTGCTTACAGCAATATTTTCATCATTGCAGAGTTAGGTTATCCTGACGGATCATCAGTAAAAGATACTTTAGAATATGAAATGACATTACCTGATGGGCAATGGTTAGGTAAAGGTTATGGTAGCCTTAAAGAGAATAAGCTTTGGTATAAAGAAAAAATCATTTTACCAACAAAAGGTATTTACAAATTAAAAGTATCGCATGCCATGAGAAAAAATGGTAGTGTAGATGGAATTGTAAATTTAGAAGGCATTACAGATGTCGGATATCAAATAGAAAAAAGTAATAAATAA
- the ricT gene encoding regulatory iron-sulfur-containing complex subunit RicT has protein sequence MGCSSCSTGKDGQPKGCKNNGTCGTDGCNKLTVFDWLSNMSLPNGDKPFDCVEVRFKNSRKEFFRNTENLSLSIGDIVATQAQSGHDIGMVTLTGELVKVQMKKKNQDYKNDDVPKLYRKASQKDIDIWQKCRDREAEIQKRSRELAIALNLQMKLSDVEFQGDGSKATFYYTAEERVDFRQLIKDMAKSFGIRIEMRQIGYRQEAQRLGGIGSCGRELCCSTWLTDFRSVSTSAARYQQLSLNPQKLAGQCGKLKCCLNYELDVYLDALKDFPSQETKIMTEKGLAMCQKVDIFKSTLWFCYKDDWANWHPLHKDQVNEMLEKVKNKEKVSSIEEYALEVSDDKEIEKVFENVVGQDSLTRFDKPKQKRNNKPRNKAQKPKNTNPNAKGPNPNKPADNTKNPPARKPNPNSKPRNKAQKAKNTNPNAKGPNPNKPADTTKNPPVKKANPNKRRNDRKRPTNNDNG, from the coding sequence ATGGGTTGTAGCAGTTGTTCAACTGGTAAAGACGGACAACCAAAGGGCTGTAAGAACAATGGTACTTGCGGCACAGATGGTTGTAATAAATTAACCGTTTTTGATTGGCTTTCAAACATGTCTTTGCCTAATGGCGATAAACCGTTTGATTGCGTAGAAGTTAGATTTAAGAATAGTAGAAAAGAATTTTTTAGAAATACAGAAAATCTTTCATTATCTATCGGTGATATTGTTGCTACTCAAGCACAATCTGGCCATGATATAGGAATGGTAACGCTTACAGGAGAACTTGTGAAAGTTCAAATGAAAAAGAAAAATCAAGATTATAAAAACGATGATGTTCCTAAACTATACCGAAAAGCCTCTCAAAAAGATATAGATATTTGGCAAAAATGTAGAGATCGCGAAGCTGAAATACAAAAACGCTCTCGTGAACTTGCTATTGCTTTAAACCTACAAATGAAACTTTCAGATGTAGAGTTTCAAGGTGATGGTTCTAAAGCTACTTTTTATTATACAGCTGAAGAACGCGTAGATTTTCGTCAGTTAATAAAAGATATGGCAAAATCATTCGGTATTCGAATTGAAATGCGTCAAATAGGCTATCGTCAAGAAGCACAAAGGCTTGGTGGCATTGGCTCATGCGGTAGAGAGTTATGTTGTTCTACTTGGTTAACAGATTTTAGATCTGTAAGTACATCAGCAGCACGTTATCAGCAATTATCTTTAAATCCACAAAAATTAGCTGGACAATGTGGTAAATTAAAGTGTTGTTTAAATTACGAGCTTGATGTGTATTTAGATGCCTTAAAAGATTTTCCTTCTCAAGAAACCAAAATAATGACTGAGAAAGGTTTAGCTATGTGTCAAAAAGTAGACATATTTAAGTCTACACTTTGGTTTTGTTATAAAGATGATTGGGCTAACTGGCATCCTTTACATAAAGATCAAGTAAATGAAATGCTTGAGAAAGTAAAAAATAAAGAAAAAGTAAGTAGTATAGAAGAGTATGCGTTAGAAGTTTCTGATGATAAAGAAATAGAAAAGGTTTTTGAAAATGTTGTTGGGCAAGATAGCCTTACAAGGTTTGATAAGCCAAAACAAAAACGCAATAACAAACCTAGGAATAAGGCGCAAAAGCCTAAAAATACGAATCCGAACGCTAAAGGACCAAACCCAAATAAACCTGCTGATAACACAAAAAATCCGCCGGCCAGAAAACCTAATCCAAATAGCAAACCTAGAAATAAGGCTCAAAAAGCTAAAAACACTAATCCGAACGCTAAAGGACCAAATCCAAACAAACCTGCCGATACTACAAAAAATCCGCCTGTTAAAAAAGCAAATCCGAATAAGCGTAGAAACGATAGAAAAAGACCTACTAATAATGATAATGGTTAA
- a CDS encoding rhodanese-related sulfurtransferase — MQLYNTLSAKERAALIEEAGKERLTISFYQYAHIANPELFRNHLFITWNEIDVLGRIYIAKEGINAQLSVPAENFELFKNHLDSISFLENVRLNIAIEQDNKSFLKLKVKVRNKIVADGLDDNTFDVTKKGIHVDAEEFNKLIEDPNTVLVDMRNHYESEIGHFKNAITPDVDTFRDSLDIIENDLKDHKEDKKLVMYCTGGIRCEKASAYYKHKGFKQVYQLEGGIIEYTRQVKSDNLENKFMGKNFVFDHRRGERITDDVISNCHQCGKPCDNHENCANEACHLLFIQCEECAKTMNNCCSTACKDVHELPFEEQKALRKGKTVSNKIFKKGRSEVLKYKK, encoded by the coding sequence ATGCAACTGTACAATACTTTGAGCGCAAAAGAAAGAGCAGCTCTTATCGAAGAGGCCGGAAAAGAGCGCCTTACGATATCTTTCTATCAATATGCGCATATTGCCAACCCTGAATTATTTAGAAATCATTTGTTTATCACCTGGAACGAAATAGATGTTTTAGGTCGAATTTACATCGCTAAAGAAGGTATTAATGCCCAGTTATCTGTTCCTGCAGAAAATTTCGAGCTATTTAAAAATCACCTTGATAGTATTAGCTTTTTAGAAAATGTACGCTTAAATATTGCTATTGAGCAAGACAACAAATCCTTTTTAAAACTAAAAGTAAAAGTCCGCAATAAAATTGTTGCTGATGGTTTAGATGATAATACCTTTGATGTAACTAAAAAAGGTATTCATGTAGATGCAGAAGAGTTTAATAAATTAATCGAAGACCCAAACACTGTTTTGGTTGATATGCGTAACCACTACGAGAGTGAAATTGGTCATTTTAAAAATGCCATTACACCTGATGTAGATACGTTCCGCGATTCTTTAGATATTATCGAGAATGATTTAAAAGATCATAAAGAAGATAAAAAGTTAGTAATGTATTGTACTGGCGGTATCCGTTGTGAAAAAGCTAGCGCATATTACAAACACAAAGGCTTTAAGCAAGTTTACCAATTAGAGGGTGGAATTATAGAGTACACAAGACAGGTAAAAAGTGATAATCTTGAAAATAAGTTTATGGGCAAGAATTTTGTTTTTGACCATAGAAGAGGTGAACGAATTACTGATGATGTGATTTCTAATTGCCACCAGTGTGGGAAACCTTGTGATAATCATGAAAATTGTGCAAATGAAGCCTGTCACTTGCTATTCATTCAATGCGAAGAGTGTGCTAAAACCATGAACAATTGCTGTTCAACAGCGTGTAAAGATGTTCATGAACTGCCATTTGAAGAACAAAAAGCACTCCGAAAAGGCAAAACAGTAAGTAATAAAATATTCAAAAAAGGGCGATCTGAGGTCCTAAAATATAAAAAGTAG